ATGTGCTCACTGAGCGAACAAGGCAAGCAACTGGCAATCCAAGTGTCCAACATCCTGGGTATGGACGTGTGTGGCATTGACCTGCTGATGAAGGACGACGGTTCATTCTACGTCTGTGAGGCCAATGCAAATGTAGGTTTCATTGCCTTTGACAAGGCTTGCAATCTAGATGTAGCTGGTATCATAGCGGACTATGCCACTTCTCTCCTAACCCCCGGTCGCTTGACGCGGCGCATGTCCTTACTCTCTGTGGTGTCCACGGCAAGCGAGACTAGCGAGCCTGAGCTGGGCCCTCCAGCTAGTGCCGTTGTCGACAATATGAGTGCTAGCTCCAGCTCTGTCGACAGCGACCCTGAGACCACGGAGAGAGAGTTGCTCACCAAGCTCCCGGGGGCTCTATTCAACA
The sequence above is drawn from the Meleagris gallopavo isolate NT-WF06-2002-E0010 breed Aviagen turkey brand Nicholas breeding stock unplaced genomic scaffold, Turkey_5.1 ChrUn_random_7180001925777, whole genome shotgun sequence genome and encodes:
- the LOC104916636 gene encoding beta-citrylglutamate synthase B, which encodes VFFTFFAGGVGMMCSLSEQGKQLAIQVSNILGMDVCGIDLLMKDDGSFYVCEANANVGFIAFDKACNLDVAGIIADYATSLLTPGRLTRRMSLLSVVSTASETSEPELGPPASAVVDNMSASSSSVDSDPETTERELLTKLPGALFNMNQLLANEIKLLV